One segment of Terriglobia bacterium DNA contains the following:
- a CDS encoding SDR family oxidoreductase, whose translation MFQTNLLAGKKILVTGGATGLGKSMGKRFLELGARLYICGRREDVLKETAKELASATGGKVETFACDVRDNARVEAMIEQSFQDGPLDVLVNNAAGNFISRTEDLSLGAFEAVIGIVLMGTLHCTMACGKRWLKAGHHASVLNITTTYAEGGSPYVVPSAIAKAGVLNMTRSLAVEWGKRGIRFNAIAPGPVPTEGAFSRLMPIKSLEDLAKKRNPLGRFGTHDELADLAAFMVSDHSGYINGHQVVMDGGEQLQGAAEFSHLADLMTPEMWEMIKPKKKSKD comes from the coding sequence GTGTTCCAAACCAATTTGCTGGCAGGCAAGAAGATCCTGGTGACCGGGGGCGCTACCGGTCTGGGCAAGAGCATGGGCAAACGCTTTCTGGAACTGGGAGCGCGCCTGTACATCTGCGGGCGCCGCGAAGACGTGCTGAAGGAAACCGCGAAGGAGCTGGCGTCGGCGACGGGCGGCAAAGTCGAGACGTTCGCCTGCGACGTCCGCGACAACGCGCGCGTGGAAGCCATGATCGAACAGTCCTTTCAAGATGGCCCGCTGGACGTGCTGGTCAACAACGCCGCCGGCAACTTTATTTCGCGCACGGAAGATCTCTCCCTGGGAGCGTTTGAGGCGGTGATCGGGATCGTCCTCATGGGGACGCTCCATTGCACCATGGCTTGCGGCAAGCGCTGGCTCAAAGCCGGACACCACGCCAGCGTGCTCAACATCACCACGACTTATGCGGAAGGCGGGTCGCCGTACGTTGTGCCTTCGGCGATCGCCAAGGCCGGCGTGCTGAACATGACGCGCAGCCTGGCGGTGGAGTGGGGCAAGCGCGGCATACGTTTCAACGCCATCGCGCCCGGGCCGGTGCCCACGGAAGGCGCGTTCTCCCGCCTGATGCCCATCAAGTCACTCGAAGACCTGGCCAAGAAACGCAACCCGCTGGGACGCTTTGGCACGCATGACGAACTGGCTGACCTGGCGGCGTTCATGGTGAGCGACCATTCGGGCTACATCAACGGCCATCAGGTGGTGATGGACGGCGGCGAACAACTCCAGGGCGCAGCGGAGTTCAGCCACCTCGCTGATCTCATGACGCCGGAAATGTGGGAAATGATCAAGCCGAAGAAGAAGAGCAAAGATTGA